AATACTTATTCGAGGGGGGAGAAACAGAGATATGCGAGTTGTAACTGTATTCGACCGCTTTTATCTACAAAAACCCGGATTTTGGAACGGTAATTTCGAAACCAGTCCTGTAATCCATCCAGATGGGGGTGCGTAAGTATGAACGTCTCGTTCCAGATAGCTAATCCCCGCCACGGACGGGAGTCCTATCTCATCAGGTTACACGGTGATAACGGGCTCGATCAGCCGACGTGTATCCTCGTGGATTCTGGCGAGGGGGTGGACGTCGATTCTCTCTTGGACGATGGAGAGTATCTTCATGCAGTACTCTTGACTCACGCGCATTTCGATCACTACTGTTCCCTCGGTTCGAATCTCCGTGATGGTGCCCCGGTGTTCGCGACACCTGAGACAGTCAAGGCTCTCCAGACGCGGCTGGATCTCTCGTCTCAAGACCTTTCACATTCCGACGAAATCCGTCAGTCACTAGAGCCGACGACCGGCTGGAGGCTGGTCACGGAAGACGCCCGTGTGCATCCGGTCCCCGCCGGCCATGCTCCCGGGGCGTGCGGGTTCAACATACAATTCCGAGAGGATGGGGAGAACTACCACTTACTGGCCACTGGCGACTTCACGACTCGGCGGGCCGCCGGCTACCCTGGGTTTCGGACGGACATTCCCGCTGATGCGGTCTTTATAACCGGCGCAACTTCACATGACTACGAAGATACGCTCACGGAAGCAGTTTCCACGATCAAGAACCGAGCGGACGCCGGCTCTCCTGTTCTTGTGACGGCTAGCGGGACGAATGGCATCCAACTCGCGTATCTGCTCGCTCAAGTGTCCAAAGTGAGCAGGGTGGCGAATCCGATCACTGTTGCGGGCCGCGTCGCTCAGTTATGGAAAGAATTTGGCTACGATCACCCTGAGGTCGAAGCTGTCCCAGAATTCGACGACCCTGTCGACCTTCTCGGCCCCGAGCGGATCACGATAGCTGGTCCGGCCTCTCCCGTCGCTGGCAGCAGCAAGGAAATCTTCGATGTGATAGGTGATCGAGGAGAGGCGACACTAGTTCAAGTCACAGACGGAGGGTCTGACCCCATTCAGTCGGCGAGTTGTACCATCCACGATTACACCCTTCGGAACCACCCGACTGAGGAGACGATCGACGACGTCGTACACGAGTTTGAGCCCGTTCACGTCATTATTACGCATCAGCAGGGGCAAGGCGGTCGGCGGTTCAAAGACCGATACAACAGCTTCGTCTGGGCAATTGAGGATGGCGACCCGTACACTCTTTTCGACGATGGGTGGGAAGGGCCGCCGTGGGTGACACGTTCCACAATCGAGCGGGTCAAACCCCGTTTCTCTACCGAGTATCGAGCGAATGGCACTCTCGACACGACTGAGATGCCACTCCCCACAGTCGAGCGTCACGAAGACATCGATCTGGCAGCAGAAGGACTTAATCTCGATCGCCTCTCGACAGAGACCGGGATTGATGTACGGGCTCTGGAGATGGGCGAGCCAATCGTAGAAGCCCAGGGAGGTAGCGCTGATGCCGGCGGGTCTGAGACCGGAGACGATCAGGGCCCCGTCGAAGAGATCCTCACACGTCTCGATGATATCGAGGACGCATTACAGGGAACAGAGGCTCGGGCAACTGTGATCGATACAAACGAGGGGACCGTACTGTTTCGGCTTGAAGACGCTGATCTCGCCGAACAGCTATCGCGTGGTCAGACTCTCGATGTGAGCTTTTCAGATCCTCTTTCCAGTAAGTAGAGCGGATAAACCTCAAAACAGCCAATGTTGACATTCGGCGTGGTTTACCAAATACCCGAATACTAATTTAACCCGTAAGAATTAAGTTAGAATCGGACCAACGTGGTAGTACACAGGGGGTCACGAAGACATGGCAACGAATTCCAGTCCGGCATCTGGCGAAGCAGCACGAATCAACGAGCGCGATATCAACGATGCAGAGATCATCCGATACGAGGATGGCGACATTCTGATTCACGAGAATGGCGGTAGTGGATCGTATGATGTCCAGGAGCAGATCGTTCTCTCACCCTCGCAGCTGGCGACGATCACTCGGCAGTGGCCGATCGAAGAGGGGGACTCGCTGTATCTTGGCGAGGACGATCTAGGCCGTGAGGCAGCTGTTGGCATGGAAGGGCCCGAAACGGTCGTCATCGAAAACTCGGAATCGAATGTGGCCCTCTCGCCTGAAACGGTCACCTCGATGGTGGAACAGCTTGATTTCTGGAACTACGATCAGTACGTTTCCGGGTCGGCCGACCGGGTCGAGCTCGATGGCGATCACGTTCAGGGCCTCCTGGAATTCGCCTGGAACAACCATCCTCGGGACGGTGTCGGGTGGGTCGGTGACTTCGCAGAAGCCCTTATAGAAGCAGAGACGGCTCTCTACGACCGAATTGTCGCTCTCCCCCGGGAACCCCTGGAAACTGTCGTCGAGGGGGTGGAGGATGATGACGAGTCGGCTGTTCACGAGCCAAAACAACTCCGGGAGGTCAAGCATCGGCTTCACACGTTCGGAATCGACCGTGTTGCTGTGAACCGGAACTACGTGAATTCGCTCCTAGAAGACGCCCAAGAAGACGGCACCGTGGAAGACGAGATCGCCGAAGCTATCGACGAAATCCAGGGCCGCCTCGGCGAGTGAAGCCTGGGGGCGAGCTGAAGCCGATCCGAATGTGGATACTATTCTAACCCGTAAGTATTAAGTTAAAGCCGCTCCAACGTGGTAGTACAGGGAGGTCACATGATGGCTGCAACCTCTTGCACTTCACCGCCGCCGTCCCAAGTCGTCGACGAATACGAGCATC
The Halorhabdus rudnickae DNA segment above includes these coding regions:
- a CDS encoding MBL fold metallo-hydrolase — translated: MNVSFQIANPRHGRESYLIRLHGDNGLDQPTCILVDSGEGVDVDSLLDDGEYLHAVLLTHAHFDHYCSLGSNLRDGAPVFATPETVKALQTRLDLSSQDLSHSDEIRQSLEPTTGWRLVTEDARVHPVPAGHAPGACGFNIQFREDGENYHLLATGDFTTRRAAGYPGFRTDIPADAVFITGATSHDYEDTLTEAVSTIKNRADAGSPVLVTASGTNGIQLAYLLAQVSKVSRVANPITVAGRVAQLWKEFGYDHPEVEAVPEFDDPVDLLGPERITIAGPASPVAGSSKEIFDVIGDRGEATLVQVTDGGSDPIQSASCTIHDYTLRNHPTEETIDDVVHEFEPVHVIITHQQGQGGRRFKDRYNSFVWAIEDGDPYTLFDDGWEGPPWVTRSTIERVKPRFSTEYRANGTLDTTEMPLPTVERHEDIDLAAEGLNLDRLSTETGIDVRALEMGEPIVEAQGGSADAGGSETGDDQGPVEEILTRLDDIEDALQGTEARATVIDTNEGTVLFRLEDADLAEQLSRGQTLDVSFSDPLSSK